A genomic region of Arachis hypogaea cultivar Tifrunner chromosome 5, arahy.Tifrunner.gnm2.J5K5, whole genome shotgun sequence contains the following coding sequences:
- the LOC112800958 gene encoding subtilisin-like protease SBT3.6 isoform X3: MFRPRGGWVNSSVGAVCGFPCYHRSSGGYLQQKCIFLKYILVVKVHIVYMGDKIYDNPDTTKKNSILCSNKHGFSGFAARLTKSQAEEVAKFSGVIFVIPNRIHKLHTTRSWNFLGIHHSSSNTVSNEINLGEGTIIDVFDTGIWPESLSFNDEAMGKIPSRWKGVCEVEEQFSSKNFSTLYSVIHQTFLTLFLVLNAFFICIFLPFVCFILLD; encoded by the exons ATGTTCAGACCAAGGG GAGGATGGGTGAATAGTTCCGTTGGTGCAGTATGTGGTTTCCCTTGCTATCACAGAAGCAGTGGAGGATATTTGCAACAAAAATGTATTTTCCTCAAATACATTCTAGTCGTAAAG GTGCATATTGTATATATGGGAGATAAGATATATGATAATCCAGACACTACTAAAAAG AATTCAATTCTTTGCAGCAATAAGCATGGATTTTCAGGATTTGCTGCAAGGTTAACAAAATCTCAAGCAGAAGAAGTAGCAA AATTTTCCGGGGTAATTTTTGTCATTCCGAATCGGATACACAAACTTCACACAACAAGAAGTTGGAATTTCCTTGGTATCCATCATTCATCTTCAAACACTGTTTCCAATGAGATCAACTTAGGTGAAGGAACCATAATAGATGTCTTCGACACAG GAATTTGGCCAGAGTCTCTGAGTTTTAACGATGAAGCGATGGGAAAAATCCCATCAAGGTGGAAAGGAGTTTGTGAAGTGGAAGAGCAATTCAGTTCCAAAAACTTTAGTACTCTTTATTCTGTAATACACCAAACTTTTTTGACATTGTTTCTGGTTCTAAATGcattttttatatgcattttttTGCCATTTGTATGTTTTATTCTATTAGATTAA
- the LOC112800958 gene encoding subtilisin-like protease SBT3.6 isoform X4: MFRPRGGWVNSSVGAVCGFPCYHRSSGGYLQQKCIFLKYILVVKVHIVYMGDKIYDNPDTTKKVRHKILSSLLGSKEAAKNSILCSNKHGFSGFAARLTKSQAEEVAKFSGVIFVIPNRIHKLHTTRSWNFLGIHHSSSNTVSNEINLGEGTIIDVFDTGIWPESLSFNDEAMGKIPSRWKGVCEVEEQFSSKNFSTLYSQIA, translated from the exons ATGTTCAGACCAAGGG GAGGATGGGTGAATAGTTCCGTTGGTGCAGTATGTGGTTTCCCTTGCTATCACAGAAGCAGTGGAGGATATTTGCAACAAAAATGTATTTTCCTCAAATACATTCTAGTCGTAAAG GTGCATATTGTATATATGGGAGATAAGATATATGATAATCCAGACACTACTAAAAAGGTTCGCCACAAAATATTATCTTCACTTCTAGGAAG CAAAGAAGCTGCAAAGAATTCAATTCTTTGCAGCAATAAGCATGGATTTTCAGGATTTGCTGCAAGGTTAACAAAATCTCAAGCAGAAGAAGTAGCAA AATTTTCCGGGGTAATTTTTGTCATTCCGAATCGGATACACAAACTTCACACAACAAGAAGTTGGAATTTCCTTGGTATCCATCATTCATCTTCAAACACTGTTTCCAATGAGATCAACTTAGGTGAAGGAACCATAATAGATGTCTTCGACACAG GAATTTGGCCAGAGTCTCTGAGTTTTAACGATGAAGCGATGGGAAAAATCCCATCAAGGTGGAAAGGAGTTTGTGAAGTGGAAGAGCAATTCAGTTCCAAAAACTTTAGTACTCTTTATTCT CAAATAGCCTAA
- the LOC112800958 gene encoding subtilisin-like protease SBT3.10 isoform X11 has protein sequence MFRPRGGWVNSSVGAVCGFPCYHRSSGGYLQQKCIFLKYILVVKVHIVYMGDKIYDNPDTTKKVRHKILSSLLGSKEAAKNSILCSNKHGFSGFAARLTKSQAEEVAKFSGVIFVIPNRIHKLHTTRSWNFLGIHHSSSNTVSNEINLGEGTIIDVFDTVI, from the exons ATGTTCAGACCAAGGG GAGGATGGGTGAATAGTTCCGTTGGTGCAGTATGTGGTTTCCCTTGCTATCACAGAAGCAGTGGAGGATATTTGCAACAAAAATGTATTTTCCTCAAATACATTCTAGTCGTAAAG GTGCATATTGTATATATGGGAGATAAGATATATGATAATCCAGACACTACTAAAAAGGTTCGCCACAAAATATTATCTTCACTTCTAGGAAG CAAAGAAGCTGCAAAGAATTCAATTCTTTGCAGCAATAAGCATGGATTTTCAGGATTTGCTGCAAGGTTAACAAAATCTCAAGCAGAAGAAGTAGCAA AATTTTCCGGGGTAATTTTTGTCATTCCGAATCGGATACACAAACTTCACACAACAAGAAGTTGGAATTTCCTTGGTATCCATCATTCATCTTCAAACACTGTTTCCAATGAGATCAACTTAGGTGAAGGAACCATAATAGATGTCTTCGACACAG TGATTTGA
- the LOC140184850 gene encoding serine/threonine-protein phosphatase 7 long form homolog — protein MRRQQGMRLDERYVPYLQMAGLYHLVRLNDRWFKIDEPLLSAFVERWRPEMHTFHMPFGECMIMLQDVAYQLGLAVDGRYLFADKSGNHIHIRWLPYVARIEEMGSYSWGSAALAWLYRCMCRVANRHVVKWSGYNPSVSDKGPRVQMWRLQIDMLQPRDFIWMSYSSPEVLQVVHPEALEPRHTALWRSVTSLIYFAVIEWHQIDRVLPQFGGVQPRPRSALNIDFLMSKDGKGGDRWFPSALQHWHLHWESRADHVLRFDVVADPGPSHTYLDWWSQHGKRFLSPEMYLGDPRGIPIPVEASQRVLG, from the exons atgcggcggcaaCAGGGCATGCGACTCGATGAGCGGTATGtgccgtacttgcagatggcggGGTTATACCATCTAGTGAGGCTAAACGATAGATGGTTCAAGATAGATGAGCCCCTTCTCAGTGCCTTTGTGGAGCGGTGGCGTCCTGAGATGCACACTTTCCATATGCCCTTCGGAGAGTGCATGATCATGCttcaggacgtggcataccagttGGGGTTGGCAGTAGACGGCCGTTAT ctgtttgccgacaagtccggTAACCacattcacatcagatggcttcccTACGTAGCTAGGATTGAGGAGATGGGTTCCTATAGTTGGGGGTCTGCAGCATtggcatggttgtaccggtgcatgtgccgagtggcgaACCGACATGTGGTGAA GTGGTCAGGTTATAACCCTTCCGTTAGCGATAAGGGTCCTAGAGTGCAGATGTGGAGACTGCAGATAGACATGTTACAGCCCAGGGAT TTTATCTGGATGTCATATAGCTCCCCCGAGGTACTGCAGGTTGTGCATCCGGAGGCGTTGGAGCCTCGACACACGGCGTTGTGGCGATCTGTGACGTCACTGATATACTTTGCcgtcatagagtggcatcagatagatAGGGTTCTACCACAGTTCGGCGGTGTCCAACCCCGACCGCGTTCCGCTctgaacatcgactttctgatgtcgaAGGACGGGAAAGGCGGTGATCGTTGGTTCCCGTCCGCTTTGCAGCATTGGCATCTTCATTGGGAGAGTCGTGCGGACCACGTCCTCCGGTTCGATGTTGTTGCGGACCCTGGACCGTCGCACACATACCTAGATTGGTGGAGTCAGCATGGAAAGAGGTTCTTGTCACCAGAGATGTATTTGGGGGATCCGAGGGGCATTCCTATTCCTGTGGAGGCATCACAGAGGGTCCTGGGCTAG
- the LOC112800958 gene encoding subtilisin-like protease SBT3.6 isoform X1: MFRPRGGWVNSSVGAVCGFPCYHRSSGGYLQQKCIFLKYILVVKVHIVYMGDKIYDNPDTTKKVRHKILSSLLGSKEAAKNSILCSNKHGFSGFAARLTKSQAEEVAKFSGVIFVIPNRIHKLHTTRSWNFLGIHHSSSNTVSNEINLGEGTIIDVFDTGIWPESLSFNDEAMGKIPSRWKGVCEVEEQFSSKNFSTLYSVIHQTFLTLFLVLNAFFICIFLPFVCFILLD; this comes from the exons ATGTTCAGACCAAGGG GAGGATGGGTGAATAGTTCCGTTGGTGCAGTATGTGGTTTCCCTTGCTATCACAGAAGCAGTGGAGGATATTTGCAACAAAAATGTATTTTCCTCAAATACATTCTAGTCGTAAAG GTGCATATTGTATATATGGGAGATAAGATATATGATAATCCAGACACTACTAAAAAGGTTCGCCACAAAATATTATCTTCACTTCTAGGAAG CAAAGAAGCTGCAAAGAATTCAATTCTTTGCAGCAATAAGCATGGATTTTCAGGATTTGCTGCAAGGTTAACAAAATCTCAAGCAGAAGAAGTAGCAA AATTTTCCGGGGTAATTTTTGTCATTCCGAATCGGATACACAAACTTCACACAACAAGAAGTTGGAATTTCCTTGGTATCCATCATTCATCTTCAAACACTGTTTCCAATGAGATCAACTTAGGTGAAGGAACCATAATAGATGTCTTCGACACAG GAATTTGGCCAGAGTCTCTGAGTTTTAACGATGAAGCGATGGGAAAAATCCCATCAAGGTGGAAAGGAGTTTGTGAAGTGGAAGAGCAATTCAGTTCCAAAAACTTTAGTACTCTTTATTCTGTAATACACCAAACTTTTTTGACATTGTTTCTGGTTCTAAATGcattttttatatgcattttttTGCCATTTGTATGTTTTATTCTATTAGATTAA
- the LOC112800958 gene encoding subtilisin-like protease SBT3.10 isoform X8 encodes MFRPRGGWVNSSVGAVCGFPCYHRSSGGYLQQKCIFLKYILVVKVHIVYMGDKIYDNPDTTKKVRHKILSSLLGSKEAAKNSILCSNKHGFSGFAARLTKSQAEEVAKFSGVIFVIPNRIHKLHTTRSWNFLGIHHSSSNTVSNEINLGEGTIIDVFDTVANSLILYTTVI; translated from the exons ATGTTCAGACCAAGGG GAGGATGGGTGAATAGTTCCGTTGGTGCAGTATGTGGTTTCCCTTGCTATCACAGAAGCAGTGGAGGATATTTGCAACAAAAATGTATTTTCCTCAAATACATTCTAGTCGTAAAG GTGCATATTGTATATATGGGAGATAAGATATATGATAATCCAGACACTACTAAAAAGGTTCGCCACAAAATATTATCTTCACTTCTAGGAAG CAAAGAAGCTGCAAAGAATTCAATTCTTTGCAGCAATAAGCATGGATTTTCAGGATTTGCTGCAAGGTTAACAAAATCTCAAGCAGAAGAAGTAGCAA AATTTTCCGGGGTAATTTTTGTCATTCCGAATCGGATACACAAACTTCACACAACAAGAAGTTGGAATTTCCTTGGTATCCATCATTCATCTTCAAACACTGTTTCCAATGAGATCAACTTAGGTGAAGGAACCATAATAGATGTCTTCGACACAG TAGCAAATAGCCTAATATTGTATACAACAGTGATTTGA
- the LOC112800958 gene encoding subtilisin-like protease SBT3.10 isoform X10, which translates to MFRPRGGWVNSSVGAVCGFPCYHRSSGGYLQQKCIFLKYILVVKVHIVYMGDKIYDNPDTTKKVRHKILSSLLGSKEAAKNSILCSNKHGFSGFAARLTKSQAEEVAKFSGVIFVIPNRIHKLHTTRSWNFLGIHHSSSNTVSNEINLGEGTIIDVFDTVTSL; encoded by the exons ATGTTCAGACCAAGGG GAGGATGGGTGAATAGTTCCGTTGGTGCAGTATGTGGTTTCCCTTGCTATCACAGAAGCAGTGGAGGATATTTGCAACAAAAATGTATTTTCCTCAAATACATTCTAGTCGTAAAG GTGCATATTGTATATATGGGAGATAAGATATATGATAATCCAGACACTACTAAAAAGGTTCGCCACAAAATATTATCTTCACTTCTAGGAAG CAAAGAAGCTGCAAAGAATTCAATTCTTTGCAGCAATAAGCATGGATTTTCAGGATTTGCTGCAAGGTTAACAAAATCTCAAGCAGAAGAAGTAGCAA AATTTTCCGGGGTAATTTTTGTCATTCCGAATCGGATACACAAACTTCACACAACAAGAAGTTGGAATTTCCTTGGTATCCATCATTCATCTTCAAACACTGTTTCCAATGAGATCAACTTAGGTGAAGGAACCATAATAGATGTCTTCGACACAG TGACTTCTCTTTGA
- the LOC112800958 gene encoding subtilisin-like protease SBT3.6 isoform X2, producing the protein MFRPRGGWVNSSVGAVCGFPCYHRSSGGYLQQKCIFLKYILVVKVHIVYMGDKIYDNPDTTKKVRHKILSSLLGSNKHGFSGFAARLTKSQAEEVAKFSGVIFVIPNRIHKLHTTRSWNFLGIHHSSSNTVSNEINLGEGTIIDVFDTGIWPESLSFNDEAMGKIPSRWKGVCEVEEQFSSKNFSTLYSVIHQTFLTLFLVLNAFFICIFLPFVCFILLD; encoded by the exons ATGTTCAGACCAAGGG GAGGATGGGTGAATAGTTCCGTTGGTGCAGTATGTGGTTTCCCTTGCTATCACAGAAGCAGTGGAGGATATTTGCAACAAAAATGTATTTTCCTCAAATACATTCTAGTCGTAAAG GTGCATATTGTATATATGGGAGATAAGATATATGATAATCCAGACACTACTAAAAAGGTTCGCCACAAAATATTATCTTCACTTCTAGGAAG CAATAAGCATGGATTTTCAGGATTTGCTGCAAGGTTAACAAAATCTCAAGCAGAAGAAGTAGCAA AATTTTCCGGGGTAATTTTTGTCATTCCGAATCGGATACACAAACTTCACACAACAAGAAGTTGGAATTTCCTTGGTATCCATCATTCATCTTCAAACACTGTTTCCAATGAGATCAACTTAGGTGAAGGAACCATAATAGATGTCTTCGACACAG GAATTTGGCCAGAGTCTCTGAGTTTTAACGATGAAGCGATGGGAAAAATCCCATCAAGGTGGAAAGGAGTTTGTGAAGTGGAAGAGCAATTCAGTTCCAAAAACTTTAGTACTCTTTATTCTGTAATACACCAAACTTTTTTGACATTGTTTCTGGTTCTAAATGcattttttatatgcattttttTGCCATTTGTATGTTTTATTCTATTAGATTAA
- the LOC112800958 gene encoding subtilisin-like protease SBT3.6 isoform X7, whose translation MFRPRGGWVNSSVGAVCGFPCYHRSSGGYLQQKCIFLKYILVVKVHIVYMGDKIYDNPDTTKKVRHKILSSLLGSNKHGFSGFAARLTKSQAEEVAKFSGVIFVIPNRIHKLHTTRSWNFLGIHHSSSNTVSNEINLGEGTIIDVFDTGIWPESLSFNDEAMGKIPSRWKGVCEVEEQFSSKNFSTLYS comes from the exons ATGTTCAGACCAAGGG GAGGATGGGTGAATAGTTCCGTTGGTGCAGTATGTGGTTTCCCTTGCTATCACAGAAGCAGTGGAGGATATTTGCAACAAAAATGTATTTTCCTCAAATACATTCTAGTCGTAAAG GTGCATATTGTATATATGGGAGATAAGATATATGATAATCCAGACACTACTAAAAAGGTTCGCCACAAAATATTATCTTCACTTCTAGGAAG CAATAAGCATGGATTTTCAGGATTTGCTGCAAGGTTAACAAAATCTCAAGCAGAAGAAGTAGCAA AATTTTCCGGGGTAATTTTTGTCATTCCGAATCGGATACACAAACTTCACACAACAAGAAGTTGGAATTTCCTTGGTATCCATCATTCATCTTCAAACACTGTTTCCAATGAGATCAACTTAGGTGAAGGAACCATAATAGATGTCTTCGACACAG GAATTTGGCCAGAGTCTCTGAGTTTTAACGATGAAGCGATGGGAAAAATCCCATCAAGGTGGAAAGGAGTTTGTGAAGTGGAAGAGCAATTCAGTTCCAAAAACTTTAGTACTCTTTATTCT TAG
- the LOC112800958 gene encoding subtilisin-like protease SBT3.6 isoform X6 has translation MFRPRGGWVNSSVGAVCGFPCYHRSSGGYLQQKCIFLKYILVVKVHIVYMGDKIYDNPDTTKKVRHKILSSLLGSKEAAKNSILCSNKHGFSGFAARLTKSQAEEVAKFSGVIFVIPNRIHKLHTTRSWNFLGIHHSSSNTVSNEINLGEGTIIDVFDTGIWPESLSFNDEAMGKIPSRWKGVCEVEEQFSSKNFSTLYS, from the exons ATGTTCAGACCAAGGG GAGGATGGGTGAATAGTTCCGTTGGTGCAGTATGTGGTTTCCCTTGCTATCACAGAAGCAGTGGAGGATATTTGCAACAAAAATGTATTTTCCTCAAATACATTCTAGTCGTAAAG GTGCATATTGTATATATGGGAGATAAGATATATGATAATCCAGACACTACTAAAAAGGTTCGCCACAAAATATTATCTTCACTTCTAGGAAG CAAAGAAGCTGCAAAGAATTCAATTCTTTGCAGCAATAAGCATGGATTTTCAGGATTTGCTGCAAGGTTAACAAAATCTCAAGCAGAAGAAGTAGCAA AATTTTCCGGGGTAATTTTTGTCATTCCGAATCGGATACACAAACTTCACACAACAAGAAGTTGGAATTTCCTTGGTATCCATCATTCATCTTCAAACACTGTTTCCAATGAGATCAACTTAGGTGAAGGAACCATAATAGATGTCTTCGACACAG GAATTTGGCCAGAGTCTCTGAGTTTTAACGATGAAGCGATGGGAAAAATCCCATCAAGGTGGAAAGGAGTTTGTGAAGTGGAAGAGCAATTCAGTTCCAAAAACTTTAGTACTCTTTATTCT TGA
- the LOC112800958 gene encoding subtilisin-like protease SBT3.6 isoform X5 produces MFRPRGGWVNSSVGAVCGFPCYHRSSGGYLQQKCIFLKYILVVKVHIVYMGDKIYDNPDTTKKVRHKILSSLLGSKEAAKNSILCSNKHGFSGFAARLTKSQAEEVAKFSGVIFVIPNRIHKLHTTRSWNFLGIHHSSSNTVSNEINLGEGTIIDVFDTGIWPESLSFNDEAMGKIPSRWKGVCEVEEQFSSKNFSTLYS; encoded by the exons ATGTTCAGACCAAGGG GAGGATGGGTGAATAGTTCCGTTGGTGCAGTATGTGGTTTCCCTTGCTATCACAGAAGCAGTGGAGGATATTTGCAACAAAAATGTATTTTCCTCAAATACATTCTAGTCGTAAAG GTGCATATTGTATATATGGGAGATAAGATATATGATAATCCAGACACTACTAAAAAGGTTCGCCACAAAATATTATCTTCACTTCTAGGAAG CAAAGAAGCTGCAAAGAATTCAATTCTTTGCAGCAATAAGCATGGATTTTCAGGATTTGCTGCAAGGTTAACAAAATCTCAAGCAGAAGAAGTAGCAA AATTTTCCGGGGTAATTTTTGTCATTCCGAATCGGATACACAAACTTCACACAACAAGAAGTTGGAATTTCCTTGGTATCCATCATTCATCTTCAAACACTGTTTCCAATGAGATCAACTTAGGTGAAGGAACCATAATAGATGTCTTCGACACAG GAATTTGGCCAGAGTCTCTGAGTTTTAACGATGAAGCGATGGGAAAAATCCCATCAAGGTGGAAAGGAGTTTGTGAAGTGGAAGAGCAATTCAGTTCCAAAAACTTTAGTACTCTTTATTCT TAG